A single region of the Pseudomonas solani genome encodes:
- a CDS encoding phospholipase D-like domain-containing protein, giving the protein MMGHIFPWKAGNRFELLIDGPQFFPAMLTDIARAEHHVSLELYLVEDGRCSEALAEALCLAAQRGVKVRCLFDGFGSKKLGSALRERMVLAGVQLQFYNPVRWRRGVRNFYRDHRKILVVDDRVAYVGGTGSTDEFWQPQEPESRWHEAMVAIEGPLVVHWKLIFDYQWLANLHRRPWRPDEAPGLARLPPQPSAGIGMGRVAYADARQHLDIVQSLVRSIRNAKTRVWLATPYFLPSWKVRRALLKAARRGVDVRLLLTSRNTDHPPVRFAGQRYYPRLLRAGLRIFEYQPRFLHLKMVLVDDWVSVGSCNFDHWNLRFNLEANLEALDRHFTAQVVASLSRDFDDSREITLDAWHARPLIKRFYQRLWGWLDRLAVNLLDRRR; this is encoded by the coding sequence CTGATGGGCCACATCTTCCCCTGGAAGGCCGGCAACCGCTTCGAGTTGCTGATCGACGGGCCGCAGTTCTTCCCGGCGATGCTCACCGACATCGCCCGGGCCGAGCACCATGTGTCCCTGGAGCTCTACCTGGTGGAAGACGGGCGCTGCAGCGAGGCGCTGGCCGAGGCGCTGTGCCTGGCGGCGCAGCGTGGGGTGAAGGTGCGTTGCCTGTTCGACGGCTTCGGCAGCAAGAAGCTCGGTTCGGCCCTGCGTGAGCGTATGGTGCTGGCCGGCGTGCAGCTGCAGTTCTACAACCCGGTGCGCTGGCGGCGCGGGGTGCGCAACTTCTACCGCGACCACCGCAAGATCCTGGTGGTGGACGACCGTGTCGCCTATGTGGGCGGCACCGGTTCCACCGACGAGTTCTGGCAGCCCCAGGAGCCCGAAAGCCGCTGGCACGAAGCGATGGTCGCCATCGAGGGGCCGCTGGTGGTGCACTGGAAGCTGATCTTCGACTACCAGTGGCTGGCCAACCTGCACCGGCGGCCCTGGCGGCCCGACGAGGCACCGGGCCTGGCGCGCCTGCCACCGCAACCCTCGGCCGGTATCGGCATGGGCCGGGTGGCCTACGCCGACGCCCGCCAGCACCTGGATATCGTGCAATCGCTGGTGCGCAGCATCCGCAACGCCAAGACGCGCGTCTGGCTGGCCACGCCCTATTTCCTGCCCAGCTGGAAGGTCCGCCGGGCGCTGCTCAAGGCCGCGCGGCGGGGCGTCGACGTGCGCCTGCTGCTCACCAGCCGCAACACCGACCACCCGCCGGTGCGCTTCGCCGGCCAGCGCTACTACCCGCGCCTGCTGCGTGCCGGGCTGCGCATCTTCGAATACCAGCCGCGCTTCCTGCACCTGAAGATGGTGCTGGTGGACGATTGGGTCAGCGTTGGCTCCTGCAACTTCGACCACTGGAACCTGCGCTTCAACCTGGAAGCCAACCTGGAAGCGCTGGACCGCCACTTCACCGCCCAGGTGGTCGCCAGCCTGAGCCGCGACTTCGACGACAGCCGCGAGATCACCCTCGACGCCTGGCACGCGCGGCCCTTGATCAAGCGCTTCTACCAGCGGCTCTGGGGCTGGCTCGACCGCCTCGCCGTCAACCTGCTGGACCGCCGCCGCTAG
- a CDS encoding DUF2846 domain-containing protein, protein MRRPLPALSLLALLLSGCSTPGAFFGSSDGPAFAARTPSDADHALVYLYRPQSDWADQELEAPGLFLNGELIGALPSNAYLPLEFETASYRLEMRRPLLGSYWTFFAGGPLDFTEITSFALDAEAGATYYLRYDELNPPPRNAELPPQGDGPLQLVGTALGASEIAATHEVQPLQRFGSAGEPLDDL, encoded by the coding sequence ATGCGCCGTCCGCTGCCCGCCCTGTCACTCCTCGCCCTGCTGTTGTCCGGCTGCTCCACCCCCGGGGCCTTCTTCGGTTCCAGCGATGGGCCAGCCTTCGCCGCGCGCACGCCCAGCGACGCCGACCATGCGCTGGTCTACCTCTACCGGCCGCAAAGCGACTGGGCCGACCAGGAACTGGAAGCGCCGGGCCTGTTCCTCAACGGCGAGCTGATCGGTGCGCTGCCCAGCAACGCCTATCTGCCCCTGGAGTTCGAGACCGCCAGCTACCGCCTGGAGATGCGCCGGCCGCTGCTGGGCAGCTACTGGACCTTCTTCGCCGGCGGCCCGCTGGACTTCACCGAGATCACCAGCTTCGCCCTCGACGCCGAGGCCGGCGCCACCTACTACCTGCGCTACGACGAACTGAACCCGCCGCCGCGCAACGCCGAGCTGCCACCCCAGGGCGACGGCCCGCTGCAACTGGTGGGCACGGCGCTGGGGGCCAGCGAGATCGCCGCCACCCACGAGGTGCAGCCGCTGCAGCGCTTCGGTTCCGCCGGCGAGCCGCTGGACGATCTGTAG